A genome region from Hevea brasiliensis isolate MT/VB/25A 57/8 chromosome 9, ASM3005281v1, whole genome shotgun sequence includes the following:
- the LOC131182872 gene encoding uncharacterized protein LOC131182872: MTQEAETVETEVKGLKSLRDMLGHNEGELRYYSRQKSYADPRRKDVEFVVDDYVFLKVSPMKGVMRFGKEGKLPPRHIGPLEVIDRVGIVTDQLELSPSLSHVHPVFHIFMLRKYISDPSNVLQPDTVELKENLTFEEQPIAIVDFQMRQLWSK; the protein is encoded by the exons atgacacaa GAAGCAGAGACTGTTGAAACAGAGGTAAAGGgactgaagtcactaagagatATGTTAGGGCACAATGAAggagag CTAAGATACTACAGCAGGCAAAAGAGCTATGCAGATCCTAGGCGAAAGGATGTAGAGTTTGTAGTGGATGATTATGTATTCCTaaaggtctccccaatgaaaggagtcatgaggtttgggaaggaaGGCAAGCTGCCACCTAGACACATAGGACCTCTTGAGGTCATTGATAGAGTTGGAATAGTTACTGACCAGTTGGAGTTATCACCAAGCCTTTCTCACGTCCACCCAGTGTTTcacattttcatgcttaggaagTACATATCTGATCCTTCCAATGTGTTACAACCCGATACAGTGGAGTTGAAGGAAAACTTAACCTTCGAGGAGCAGCCAATAGCCATAGTGGACTTTCAGATGAGGCAGCTATGGtcaaaatag